The Leadbettera azotonutricia ZAS-9 genome has a window encoding:
- the mutS gene encoding DNA mismatch repair protein MutS, producing MLDQYRRIKRDHQGEVLFFRLGDFYEMFQEDAVEVSSLLNLTLTSRTGQPMCGVPYHAARSYIARLMRLGKKVAICEQISEPGNGLIERQVVEIITPGTTIDEDYLDRGSSNYLACLALSKESLSFAYIDLSIGDFYATSFPSENAAELLRGELERLDVKEMIIQESLLEEYKPIKDAIDERTGLVLNRWADWLFDKERSRERLNKQFGSASLKGFGLGENAPEIISAGALLDYLDDTAKTLIPHVRAIAVYDDSEFVGIDEATQRNLELIRNLQDGENHFTLLEVMDHTRTAMGRRLLKGRILHPLRDAAKINARLGMVEKLYHNQEKLGCFRDMLAKTPDLERLCSRIAMDKAHGKDMAAVKNALNSFGLIYQESRVFDFQFESPEAALLAGEKNSQALVLLGELKKLLEKGLAEDPSILLTEGKLIQEGFDPELDRLRELRDNGRKTLETYLEEEKGLTGIASLKIRYNRLIGYYFEVNKNHLSKVPGHFIRRQGMATGERYTTNRLGELESEINGASDKIIELEKKLFLEIREQAKSCLESLGSAGRYIAELDAAQSLARASTIHGWARPIVDNENRLRIIEGRHPVVEAHLPRGEFIPNDVILDEAGIAFALITGPNMAGKSTYLRQAALTVIMAQAGSFVPAEEAIIGMCDRIYCRVGASDSLARGESTFLVEMNETAYILHTATEKSLVIMDEIGRGTGTNDGLSIAWAVCEDLLDRIKCRTLFATHYHELSQISHPRMSNRSMEVSDNNGEIVFLRKLKEGSTSNSYGLHAARLAGLPETVLERAGEILETLEAANPIKAQIPPHEKKESKVPSEREAKFLSKLAKLDPDSLTPLEALNLIHEWKKSVSVPGENFVKRRSLIKDESGGPSLFDTEI from the coding sequence ATGCTGGATCAGTACAGGCGGATCAAGAGGGATCATCAGGGGGAAGTCCTTTTTTTCCGGCTGGGCGATTTTTATGAGATGTTCCAGGAAGACGCAGTCGAAGTCTCCTCCCTCTTGAACCTTACCCTCACGAGCCGCACAGGCCAGCCCATGTGCGGAGTCCCTTACCACGCAGCCCGTTCCTACATAGCCCGGCTTATGAGGCTGGGCAAAAAAGTCGCTATTTGCGAACAGATCTCAGAGCCTGGCAATGGCCTTATAGAACGCCAGGTGGTGGAGATCATCACGCCGGGCACCACCATTGACGAGGATTACCTTGACAGGGGAAGTTCCAATTATCTCGCCTGCCTGGCGCTTTCAAAAGAATCGTTATCCTTTGCGTACATAGATCTTTCTATCGGGGATTTTTACGCTACTTCTTTTCCCTCTGAAAACGCGGCAGAATTGCTCAGAGGTGAACTTGAACGCCTTGATGTAAAAGAAATGATCATCCAGGAATCCCTTCTGGAAGAGTACAAGCCAATCAAGGATGCAATTGACGAACGCACAGGATTGGTGCTAAACCGCTGGGCCGACTGGCTCTTTGACAAAGAGAGAAGCAGGGAACGGCTTAACAAGCAATTCGGCTCCGCAAGCCTCAAAGGTTTTGGGCTTGGCGAAAATGCCCCCGAGATAATTTCTGCCGGGGCACTCCTGGATTACCTCGACGACACTGCCAAGACTTTAATCCCCCATGTGCGCGCTATTGCTGTGTATGACGATTCTGAATTTGTCGGCATTGACGAAGCTACCCAGCGCAACCTTGAATTGATCCGGAACCTGCAGGATGGGGAAAACCATTTTACCCTCCTTGAGGTAATGGATCATACCCGCACCGCTATGGGCCGCCGCCTCCTTAAGGGTCGCATTCTTCACCCCCTTCGGGACGCGGCGAAGATAAATGCCCGGCTCGGCATGGTGGAAAAACTGTACCATAACCAGGAAAAGCTAGGCTGCTTTAGGGATATGCTTGCCAAAACCCCGGATCTCGAACGCCTTTGCTCACGCATCGCAATGGACAAGGCCCACGGCAAAGATATGGCGGCGGTGAAAAACGCCCTGAATTCTTTTGGGTTGATTTACCAGGAAAGCCGCGTCTTTGATTTTCAATTCGAAAGCCCTGAAGCTGCCCTGTTGGCAGGGGAAAAAAATTCCCAAGCCCTGGTGCTTCTTGGGGAATTGAAAAAGCTCCTTGAAAAGGGGCTGGCTGAAGATCCTTCCATACTTCTTACAGAAGGAAAATTAATTCAGGAAGGTTTTGACCCTGAGCTTGACAGGCTGCGGGAATTGAGGGACAACGGCAGAAAAACACTTGAAACATATTTGGAAGAGGAAAAAGGCCTCACCGGGATTGCAAGCCTTAAAATACGGTACAACAGGCTTATTGGCTATTACTTCGAGGTAAACAAGAACCATCTATCAAAAGTGCCGGGACATTTTATCCGCCGCCAGGGCATGGCCACAGGGGAACGGTATACTACAAACCGCCTTGGCGAGCTTGAATCCGAAATAAACGGCGCCTCTGACAAAATAATCGAACTGGAAAAAAAGCTGTTCCTGGAAATACGGGAACAGGCCAAGTCTTGCCTGGAAAGCCTTGGCAGCGCAGGCCGGTATATCGCGGAGCTTGATGCTGCCCAATCCCTTGCGCGGGCCAGCACTATACATGGCTGGGCAAGGCCCATCGTGGATAACGAAAACCGCCTCCGCATAATCGAAGGCCGCCACCCCGTGGTGGAGGCCCATCTCCCCAGGGGGGAATTTATTCCCAACGATGTGATCCTCGACGAAGCAGGGATCGCCTTTGCCCTCATCACAGGCCCCAATATGGCGGGGAAATCCACCTATTTAAGGCAGGCGGCCCTTACCGTTATTATGGCCCAGGCCGGTAGTTTTGTTCCCGCAGAGGAAGCCATTATCGGTATGTGCGACCGCATCTACTGCAGGGTAGGGGCTTCCGACAGCCTGGCCAGGGGCGAATCCACCTTCCTTGTGGAAATGAACGAGACCGCATATATACTTCATACTGCCACAGAAAAAAGCCTTGTCATCATGGACGAAATAGGAAGGGGAACAGGCACCAATGACGGCCTTTCCATAGCCTGGGCAGTGTGCGAGGATCTGCTGGACAGAATTAAATGCAGAACTCTTTTTGCCACCCATTACCATGAGCTTTCGCAAATCTCCCATCCCCGCATGTCCAACAGATCCATGGAAGTATCTGACAACAACGGGGAGATTGTCTTTCTCAGAAAACTCAAAGAAGGCTCCACTTCCAATTCCTACGGTCTCCATGCGGCGCGTCTTGCGGGCCTCCCCGAAACAGTCCTGGAAAGGGCAGGAGAAATTCTGGAAACACTTGAAGCAGCAAATCCGATCAAAGCGCAAATACCCCCCCACGAAAAAAAAGAATCCAAGGTTCCTTCGGAAAGGGAAGCGAAATTCCTTTCCAAGCTCGCAAAGCTTGATCCCGATTCCCTGACCCCCCTGGAGGCTCTTAACCTCATCCACGAATGGAAAAAATCCGTTTCAGTCCCGGGTGAAAACTTCGTCAA